One Chlamydiales bacterium genomic window, ATCTCGAACCTTCCATGCCTTCTAAAAGCCCTTGTGAGGCTTTTAGTAACATAGTTGCATCACGAAAATGTGTTGTTGCCATTACAATGCTTTTAGCTCGATTTTCTGGATCTTTTGATTTAAAAATCCCTGATCCAACAAAGAGAGCTTGGGCGCCAAGCTGCATCATAAGGGCGGCATCAGCAGGAGTTGCAATTCCTCCAGCTGAGAAGGTTGGTACAGGCAGTGTACCATGTTCTACAGTCCAATAGATTAAGTTATAAGAAACCCCTATTCGTTTTGCCTCAGCCTGCCAGCCCGTCTGATCAAGTGTCTGCAGATAGCGAATTCTTTCTTGAATAGCTCGCATATGACGTACAGCTTGGACAATATTTCCAGTGCCAGCTTCTCCTTTAGTACGAATCATTGCAGCTCCTTCTTCAATACGCCTTAAAGCTTCATCTAAATTAGATGCCCCGCATACGAAGGGAATCTTAAAATCTCTTTTATCGATATAGTGTTCTTCATCAGCAGGAGTTAAAACTTCACTTTCATCGATAAAATCCACTTTGAGAGCTTCTAAAATTTGTGCTTCAACAAAATGACCAATACGACATTTTGCCATCACAGGGATCGACACGGTATTTTGAATCGCATCAATTAACTCAGGGCGTGTCATGCGAGCCATTCCACCTTTTGCACGAATGTCGGCTGGGATACGTTCCAATGCCATCACAGCGACAGCTCCTGCTTCTTCAGCAATTTTTGCTTGTTCTGGAGTCACTACATCCATGATGACCCCTCCTTTTAACATTTCAGCAAGGCCTATTTTTAACTCTTGGTCTTTCATGATTAACTCCTAAAGATCTGAGAAGGGGTTTGAAGCTTCTTTGAATCCTCCTCCTTGTTTGCGTTTTTTTAGCTCTAATCGAATTGAAAAGAGCAAATCTTCATCAAAATCCATTCGTGCTGCCCATGTTAGGTATTGAAGGGGAATCTCCGAAAAAAGCCGCCCTTTGTATTTGCCGAGAGGCATAAATTTCATCTGGATGGGTTTTGATAGAATATCCATAATCTGCTCAAGAGTTTTATATCTAGCAACGAGATGTTTAAATACTTTGATATTCATTTTTACATCATTTAATGCTCGATGGGCAGGTTCCGTAGAGATGTTAAAATGATGAGAAAGCTTTTCAAGAGAGTTATTGGGACTATCTCCGTAAAGACGAGCGAGACGTAGAGTATCTATATAAGGATGTTCTTTAAGATTACAAGGAATACCTGAGCGCTCAGCAGCACGATTAACCATTTCTATATCTAAACCTACCCCGTGACCAACAATCATATCATTTGAAAGAAATGCAAGAAAATCTGAAATCACCATTTCAACAGGAGGTTTATCTTTGATCATTTCAGGAGAAATCTTATGAATTGCAAACGCTTCTTCAGAAATTAAGCAATTAGGCTTAACGAGCTTATTAAATTCATTGAGAATTTTTGAAAAAGTGAAGCGAATTGCTGCGAGTTCAATAATTTGATCTTTTTCTAGATCGAGTCCAGTAAATTCACAGTCAAGACAGACAAAAGTTGTAGTAGATAATAGAGTCAATTCAAAACCTCAGAGATAAAATGAATTAACTGATTCCTTCCTTCATTTTTTAAAACAGAGTAATGTACATAGGGAAGGGGATGTAAGAGATCAAGAATATTTTTTGTTTGCTGACTTCTTTGATTTTTTTTCAATTTGTCTACTTTTGTTAAGATGAGAATGGCTGGAATTTGTATCGCTTCAATCCACTCAAGCATCTGAAGATCATCACCATTAGGAATGCGTCGACTATCGACCAGAAATAAGATGAGTTTTGGTTTTGCTGATAGATATTTTTCCACAAGTATCTGCCAATCTTTTTTTACTTTAAAAGGAACTCGAGCATAACCATATCCAGGAAGGTCAGCAAAAATTAATTGATCATTCAGGGAAAAAAAATTAATTGCTTGGGTCTTACCAGGTGTTGAAGAGGTTTTTATGAGATTTTTTGACTTAAAAAGATGATTCAGTAAAGTCGATTTCCCAACGTTAGAACGACCTACAATTGCAATTTCAGGCAAAAAGCCAAAAGTAGGAAAATGTATGGGGTCAATGACTGTTTTTAAGAATTTAGGATTTTGAAATAGAAATTTCACGAGATTCTTCCGTTAAATGAGAAAGGTTAACAAAAATTGCTCTCTTGGGTAAAATGGAAATGATTTTTTCACTCCATTCAATAAAACAAATTCCTCCAGCAAAAAGATACTCCTCGAACCCTAAACTTAAAAATTCTTCACAACCATCCAATCTATAAAGATCAAAGTGATAAACATTCTTATAAATCCTTAAATAGACAAAGGTAGGGCTGACCACTTGATTTGGGAGGATTCCTGTGATGGCGTGCACGACTCCTTTCACAAAAGTGGTCTTTCCTGCTCCCACTTCTCCAGATAGACAAACAACAATATTTTTCTTTAACTCTATCTCTAAGCCAAAATTCATTCCAAGATTTAAGGTCTCTTCAGCTGAATGGGTAATTATGATTCTTCTGTTTCGACCCATTGGTTGACATAAGGATGAAAATCTTTATCTTCTGATAGATTTTCAACAAAGGTTGCAATTTTTTTTTCTTGTAGATGTTCTTGAATAAAATTAAGAAAAGAATCTTCAATTTGGAATCGATTCTGATTTTGTACTTCAACAAGCGTAAGATTTTTAAGGTAAAGATCTTTGAAGTTAGCAATTACAGATTGCTTATTATTAAAAAGTTTACCAGTAATAGCGGATGAGTAGACTGTTTTTGCAAGGGGTTCTTTACGTGGTTTAATATAGTTCTTAATAATTTCAGGATCTTCAGAAACAAAAAATCGTTTAGCTGGGACCCCCCCAATACGTTCTTTATTTTCAGGACATTTAGAGACCCAATCATAAATCGCATCCTGTGGGTTAGGATGAGTATTATTGGCAAAAACCTTTCCGGTAAAGGGACATATATAAATTTTTTTTGTGTGTTCATTGACAGAAGGAGGACCAAATCCAATTTTGATTTCAGTTTCTCGCCAAACCTTACCTTCTTTTTCAAGCTTGTCAATAGCAGCTTCACTGCTCTGATAGATCATCTTATCTGGTATAAAGAGGACGGGGTTTAGCTGAAATTTTTTTTCTAGGTAAAATAGATAAGATCCTAAAAGTTCAGGGGAACGTCTTTCTTCTAAAAAACTTAAAAGGTCTTTTTTAATCCTAATAGAAATGCTCATCTTTTTCTCAGATATTCGATTTGGAAGATAATAGCTTATTAAAATGATATTTATTTCTCAAGAACAACGAGTATTAGATCCCGATCTTACTATTCTTTTATTAGTAACCCTCGAGAAAGGATTCTATTTTTTAAAGATCAGTGAGAATTCAAGATATTCTGAAAGTATCTCTTTCAATAGATTCGATTAGATCACAGAGATCGAGATTCCTTGTAAATAGATTAAAAAAAAGATTGCAAATCCAATTAAAAAGAGAAGATAACATCCTCCGGGTACAAAGTGAGGTGTCGGGAGTTTATAGAAATACCTTGCTTTTGCAACCATGAAAATAGGGACAATGGCATTAATAATAAAACTTCCTCCTGGAACAATGGCGTAATTGATAATTTTTCCTATGAAAGGGCTGTGATATAGAAGAATTATAGGTAATGAAGGAAGGAAAATTAGACAACAAATCATAAAACGGGTTTGATAGATCCGTCTTGTTAAGGGAATAGAAAAGCAATCACTGTAAAAATCAATCATAGATAGAGTCACCCCAATGACTGAGGTATTAGCTGCAAAAAGAATGACACAATTTAAGGATCTCATCACCATTGGAAATTCTTTTCCCCAAGGAAACTGAGTCATTTCCTTGCCTTCAGAGAAAGATAACCAAAGAGGAATTTTCCCCATGGAACCCACGATGATCCATTGCCATACGATATAAAAAATGAGGGCGCTAGTGACGCCATAAAAAATAGATAACTGTACTTTCTTTTTTTCTCGATGCAAATAAGTGCAGAGTGTTGGGATAATTAAATTGAAACCAAATGAGCTAAAAATAATTGGGAAGGAGAAATAGATATAAATCCATGCAATTCGAGTTAAATATTGAGTATTGACTTGAGCAGCTTGATAGTAAAAAGTATAGAGAAAAGCCATCACCAGTCCGATCAGGAAGATAAAATTTGTTCGATTGGCCACTCTTATTCCACAGAAAACGACTACTCCAAAAGTAAATGCATAAAGAATGGATCCTAGAAAAAAAGGAAAACGAAATCCTAAAAATTTTTCACTCAGTAGATTAAAAGAAGATACTCCGGATAAGATGTAAGCTCCAATATAGGCATACATATTGATTAAAAAAATAATAGAGACGATAATGGCAGGAATTTTGCCTAAAAAAGTTTTAGAAATTGTATAAAAATTCGCTCCATCAGGAGTTCCAAAAGTCGCCTCTGCATAAAACATTGCATTAGCAAGAGTGAAAATCCAAATTATCACACTCATTAAAATCCCAGGAATAAACCCTGTGAATCCTGTGACAATCGGAAGGCTAAGAAAAGAAACTCCAATACAAGTTCCTGTAACCAAGCAAGTAGCATAAAAAATAGAACCTTTCTTCACTACAAAGCTCAATAATTTCTATCCTCTATATTAAAATTCATCCTAGCATTTTTTATTTAATTATTTAAATTTAATCCTATCGATGAAAAATGATCGTGTCATTTGTTAAATATTTAGGAATTTTTCTTAAGAATTGATAGTCAATAAGAGATCTCCTTCATCAAACTGGATCGATACTTTCTCTTGAATAGCTTGATTTGATAGACTTGAAAAGCTTTTGGTCAGTGTTTGGTTTTTGATTTCCCATTTAAGCCCTTGCGTGATCACTCCAGATACTCTAGAGCTAATAGGAATTAAAGAGATTGTCTGTCCTTTTTTACAAGAAAGGATATAAGATTTTGGGATTGCAAAACAGGACTCATATTCGGATTGAAACTGCATTGTTTCAGGGTAATTACATAATAGGTGAATATTTTTCAAAGTATGGTCTATCCGTTTTCCAAGTGCTCCACAAACTGTAAACATCTCGAATCCAGAATAGACTAAATACTCAATTGCTTTTTCTAAATCACTCTTATTTTGATTAGGAGTTTTGATTTTTATAAGATCGGAATATTTGTCTAATAGAGTTTGAGGGACTGAATCGAAATCTCCTAGAATCAAATCCACATCAATACCAGCTTCATCACAAGCAACTAACCCACCATCAATTGCTACGATACCTTGGCTTTTTTTAGCTAAAGTTGAAAGGAATATTTGATTAGGAGGGATTCCATTTGCAACTAGAGTTAACATAATATGTACCTATTCTATGAGAATAGCTGATAGAACAAAAGAGCTGCTCTGGCTTTTTTACAACCATGAGTAAAAAAAGGAAAGATGATTTACACAATTTTCTTAGATAGATTTTTTTGAAATTCAATCATTGAGCTATGAAAATCTTCTGTTCTACTATTGTCTTTTTTTTCTTTCTCAATTAAGATGAATTGTTTAATCAATCTTTTAAGGAGATTAGATAATGGCTTCATCTGATATTATTAAGCAATTTTTAGATGACAACTTTGATGAGGGAATCTCTCAAGGGGTTGTTTTAGTGGATTTTTATGCCGAATGGTGTGGTCCTTGTCGAATGCTTGCTCCAGTTGTCGAAGAGCTTGCTCAAGAAATGTCCGGTAAGATCACAGTTGCTAAAGTTGATACAGACCAATCTGTGGATGTTGCTGCGAGATTTGAAGTTACTTCAATCCCAACCCTCATCTTATTTAAAGATGGTGCGATTGTGAAGCGTGTCGTTGGATTGAAAGATCTAGATGCTTTACGGAAGATTGTCAATCAGGCACTCTAGCTTAAAAGTAGCGTATTTCGATTGATTCGACCATTGTTCTATCTTTTGTTCTAAGAAAAGGATTTTCTCAGATTTTAAAAACTTTGGAATAAATTCAGATAGACTGTGAGATTGATCATTTAAAAAAAATAAAAATGAAGGTTAAATTTAGAATATAGAGAATTTAGCGATTCTAAATAGGGATGTTTCTAGTTAAGCTTTATTTTTGTATCATTTCTTCACAAGCATTAGCATTTGCTTTTAAAACCTCAAATTCAAAAATTAGAAGAGAGTTAGGAGGTAGATTTCCAGAGATTCCGTATCCAAGCTCAGGATGAATGTAGAGAATGCGTTTTTCTCCTTCTTTCATCCCAACAAGTCCTTTTGTAAAACCTGGGATGGATTGTTTGATTGGTAGAGGTGTGGGATTATCGGAATGGGCAAAGATAGTGCCATCAATAAGAGATCCTTGATAGTGAATTAAAGGAGTTGAATCGCAAGAGACCTCTTCTCCACTGCCCTTTTTCACAATACGAAATTGAAGCTGAGGATCGATCTCTTCAACCCCTTTCTCCATTTTGTTCTGTTTTAAAAACGCATCTGCTTGTGCAAGATTATTTTCTGCTGTTTGTAAAAAAATCGTCTCTTGAATTGAAGAGATGGCTTGCTCATATTCTTCTTCACTCATGGGAGGTTCTTTCCCAGCGCGTGCATTTTGAATACCTTGAATAAATCGATCAAGATTACACTGAAATCCAGGTTGTACAAGATGACGAACAAGCAGGTAACCCATTGTTTCAGATATTTGATCATGATCAATCTCAGCATGACTCCAAGTTGAAGCAAAGAGACAGAAAAGCCATAGGAATGATTTTTTCATTTTAACTCTCCATCGGTTCAATCAGTATATTTAATTCTTTAAGTTGCTTTTTTATCACATTTGAAGGAGCTTCTGTCATTAGATCTGTAGATTTTTGTGTCTTAGGAAACGCAATGACATCACGCAAACTTTCAGATCGAGTAAGAAGCATCACAATGCGGTCGATTCCAAGAGCAATCCCAAGATGAGGTGGGGTCCCATATTTTAAAGCTTCAATGAAAAATCCAAAACGTTTTTTAATATCTTCTTCCGATAACTTCAGGAGCTGGAAAATTTTTTCTTGGAGTTCTCCGCTATGGATACGTTGAGAACCAGATCCAAGTTCATAGCCATTAAGGACAAGGTCATAACTCGATGATCTCACTTTAAGAGGATCTTTTTCTAAAAGAGAAATATCTTCCAGACGAGGTGAAGTAAAGGGATGATGTTCGCAGGTATAATTTTGAGTTTCAGAATCCCAATGTACTAAGGGAAAGTCTGTAATCCAAGCAAATTCATAGTGATCTGGTCTGATCCACCCATGCTGATTCGCAATATAACGACGTAGCTGATCAAGAGCCATATTTACGATTTTTTCTTCTCCAGCTGCAAATAAAAGAAGGTCTCCTTTCTGAGCTTCCATTCTTTGAATCAGTTCTTTTTGCAATGTTTTATGGAAAAATTTGGTAATACTTGAAACGAGACCCTCATCACCCACTTTCATCCAAGCCAGACCCTCTATTCCACAATGGCTAACTAGTTTTGTGTAATGTTCTATAGTTTTTCTTGAAAGATTTTCTCCACCTTTTACGCAGAGTCCTTTGACTATTCCTCCGTTCGAAAGCTGCTCTTTGAACACAGAAAAGTCAGATTTTTCCGCAATTTTATCAATGCGTGTCAGCCGCATACCAAAGCGTAAATCTGGCTTATCTGTTCCATAATGCTCCAAAGACTCTTGAAATGAAATACGACGGAAATTAGTTTGGATCTTAATATTCATAGAATTTTCAAAAATAATTTTGATCATCTCTTCTATTAATTGAAAGAGCTCTTCTTGAGAACTAAAACTAATCTCAAGATCGATTTGTGTGAATTCAGGTTGGCGGTCTGCACGTAAGTCTTCATCGCGAAAACATGTAGCAATTTGAAAATAGCGATCCATTCCGGCAATCATCAAGATTTGTTTAAAAAGTTGAGGTGATTGTGGTAAGGCAAAAAAACTACCAGGGTAAATACGAGAGGGAACAAGATAATCACGGGCACCTTCTGGAGTAGATTTCGCTAAAATTGGTGTGTTGATTTCTAAAAAACCATGAGCACTAAGGTAATTTCGGATGCTC contains:
- the pdxS gene encoding pyridoxal 5'-phosphate synthase lyase subunit PdxS, which encodes MKDQELKIGLAEMLKGGVIMDVVTPEQAKIAEEAGAVAVMALERIPADIRAKGGMARMTRPELIDAIQNTVSIPVMAKCRIGHFVEAQILEALKVDFIDESEVLTPADEEHYIDKRDFKIPFVCGASNLDEALRRIEEGAAMIRTKGEAGTGNIVQAVRHMRAIQERIRYLQTLDQTGWQAEAKRIGVSYNLIYWTVEHGTLPVPTFSAGGIATPADAALMMQLGAQALFVGSGIFKSKDPENRAKSIVMATTHFRDATMLLKASQGLLEGMEGSRLAEISPEEVRNTMAIQ
- a CDS encoding DUF3820 family protein, translating into MTLLSTTTFVCLDCEFTGLDLEKDQIIELAAIRFTFSKILNEFNKLVKPNCLISEEAFAIHKISPEMIKDKPPVEMVISDFLAFLSNDMIVGHGVGLDIEMVNRAAERSGIPCNLKEHPYIDTLRLARLYGDSPNNSLEKLSHHFNISTEPAHRALNDVKMNIKVFKHLVARYKTLEQIMDILSKPIQMKFMPLGKYKGRLFSEIPLQYLTWAARMDFDEDLLFSIRLELKKRKQGGGFKEASNPFSDL
- the yihA gene encoding ribosome biogenesis GTP-binding protein YihA/YsxC, which gives rise to MKFLFQNPKFLKTVIDPIHFPTFGFLPEIAIVGRSNVGKSTLLNHLFKSKNLIKTSSTPGKTQAINFFSLNDQLIFADLPGYGYARVPFKVKKDWQILVEKYLSAKPKLILFLVDSRRIPNGDDLQMLEWIEAIQIPAILILTKVDKLKKNQRSQQTKNILDLLHPLPYVHYSVLKNEGRNQLIHFISEVLN
- the tsaE gene encoding tRNA (adenosine(37)-N6)-threonylcarbamoyltransferase complex ATPase subunit type 1 TsaE, whose protein sequence is MGRNRRIIITHSAEETLNLGMNFGLEIELKKNIVVCLSGEVGAGKTTFVKGVVHAITGILPNQVVSPTFVYLRIYKNVYHFDLYRLDGCEEFLSLGFEEYLFAGGICFIEWSEKIISILPKRAIFVNLSHLTEESREISISKS
- a CDS encoding DUF2709 domain-containing protein, with amino-acid sequence MSISIRIKKDLLSFLEERRSPELLGSYLFYLEKKFQLNPVLFIPDKMIYQSSEAAIDKLEKEGKVWRETEIKIGFGPPSVNEHTKKIYICPFTGKVFANNTHPNPQDAIYDWVSKCPENKERIGGVPAKRFFVSEDPEIIKNYIKPRKEPLAKTVYSSAITGKLFNNKQSVIANFKDLYLKNLTLVEVQNQNRFQIEDSFLNFIQEHLQEKKIATFVENLSEDKDFHPYVNQWVETEES
- a CDS encoding aromatic amino acid transport family protein; its protein translation is MSFVVKKGSIFYATCLVTGTCIGVSFLSLPIVTGFTGFIPGILMSVIIWIFTLANAMFYAEATFGTPDGANFYTISKTFLGKIPAIIVSIIFLINMYAYIGAYILSGVSSFNLLSEKFLGFRFPFFLGSILYAFTFGVVVFCGIRVANRTNFIFLIGLVMAFLYTFYYQAAQVNTQYLTRIAWIYIYFSFPIIFSSFGFNLIIPTLCTYLHREKKKVQLSIFYGVTSALIFYIVWQWIIVGSMGKIPLWLSFSEGKEMTQFPWGKEFPMVMRSLNCVILFAANTSVIGVTLSMIDFYSDCFSIPLTRRIYQTRFMICCLIFLPSLPIILLYHSPFIGKIINYAIVPGGSFIINAIVPIFMVAKARYFYKLPTPHFVPGGCYLLFLIGFAIFFLIYLQGISISVI
- a CDS encoding thiamine diphosphokinase, translated to MLTLVANGIPPNQIFLSTLAKKSQGIVAIDGGLVACDEAGIDVDLILGDFDSVPQTLLDKYSDLIKIKTPNQNKSDLEKAIEYLVYSGFEMFTVCGALGKRIDHTLKNIHLLCNYPETMQFQSEYESCFAIPKSYILSCKKGQTISLIPISSRVSGVITQGLKWEIKNQTLTKSFSSLSNQAIQEKVSIQFDEGDLLLTINS
- the trxA gene encoding thioredoxin; the encoded protein is MASSDIIKQFLDDNFDEGISQGVVLVDFYAEWCGPCRMLAPVVEELAQEMSGKITVAKVDTDQSVDVAARFEVTSIPTLILFKDGAIVKRVVGLKDLDALRKIVNQAL
- a CDS encoding FKBP-type peptidyl-prolyl cis-trans isomerase; its protein translation is MKKSFLWLFCLFASTWSHAEIDHDQISETMGYLLVRHLVQPGFQCNLDRFIQGIQNARAGKEPPMSEEEYEQAISSIQETIFLQTAENNLAQADAFLKQNKMEKGVEEIDPQLQFRIVKKGSGEEVSCDSTPLIHYQGSLIDGTIFAHSDNPTPLPIKQSIPGFTKGLVGMKEGEKRILYIHPELGYGISGNLPPNSLLIFEFEVLKANANACEEMIQK
- the aspS gene encoding aspartate--tRNA ligase; amino-acid sequence: MNYKRTHDCGTLTVQNIDQQVTLTGWVHRRRDHGGVIFIDLRDRYGITQIVFHPEIHLSMHELASNLRAEWVIAVEGKVVARAQSMENPKLKTGSIEICANKLTILSKAKTPPFSICDEYLDIHEELRLKYRYLDIRRGNIAKNLEIRHKVMLSIRNYLSAHGFLEINTPILAKSTPEGARDYLVPSRIYPGSFFALPQSPQLFKQILMIAGMDRYFQIATCFRDEDLRADRQPEFTQIDLEISFSSQEELFQLIEEMIKIIFENSMNIKIQTNFRRISFQESLEHYGTDKPDLRFGMRLTRIDKIAEKSDFSVFKEQLSNGGIVKGLCVKGGENLSRKTIEHYTKLVSHCGIEGLAWMKVGDEGLVSSITKFFHKTLQKELIQRMEAQKGDLLLFAAGEEKIVNMALDQLRRYIANQHGWIRPDHYEFAWITDFPLVHWDSETQNYTCEHHPFTSPRLEDISLLEKDPLKVRSSSYDLVLNGYELGSGSQRIHSGELQEKIFQLLKLSEEDIKKRFGFFIEALKYGTPPHLGIALGIDRIVMLLTRSESLRDVIAFPKTQKSTDLMTEAPSNVIKKQLKELNILIEPMES